A region from the Streptomyces tsukubensis genome encodes:
- a CDS encoding HelD family protein, producing MRREQETLDRLLLRLAELRREAAAGLRTTLALQGTHLQARLERDVAAGEGAGRLAALDAVESGLCFGRIDHRDGISRPIGRIGIRDGDPERTPLLIDWRAPVARPFYLATGHEPMGLTRRRHITTEGPTVTDLHDEILDLTDPTRTGYEDHDADAVLLAALGSARTGRMADIVRTIQAEQDRIIRAPRRGVLVVEGGPGTGKTAVALHRAAYLLYAEREQLARRAVLIVGPNPAFLGYIGDVLPSLGETGVLLASLGELFPGVRADGTESVRSAAVKGRAAMADALARAVRDRQLLPETVPALPGHRADPAARPDPGDYEAENTLPEPALLVDHEQHGTLWLYREMAYAARDRARATGLPHNLARPHFAYAVVDALTAQVADRLGADPYGGPNLLGPDDLAQIGKEIATSADVHSAIDELWPPLTPQELVTGFLADPGRYLPEGDAAAIRRTGGPWTPADVPLLDEAAELLGVDDSARLAAEEAERQERIAYAQGVLDLSAGSETYEFEDEESEVLAAHDIVDAERMAERQEEADHRTAAERAAADRTWAFGHIVVDEAQELSPMAWRLLMRRCPARSMTLVGDPAQTADESGAGSWAQILRPYVGDRWTHTRLGVNYRTPAEIMARAAAVRRAVHPEFEPPRSVRSTGTEPWFERVAPDGLAAAVLAAVRRETPDEGRLAVIAPAALHPALSALAGDGLDLTRQVVLLAPRDAKGLEFDGVIVVEPAAFGDSDLYVALTRATQWLGVVHAAPLPPGLGDDPVREN from the coding sequence TTGCGCCGGGAGCAGGAGACCCTCGACCGGCTGCTCCTGCGCCTGGCCGAACTGCGCCGGGAGGCCGCGGCCGGCCTCCGTACCACCCTCGCCCTCCAGGGCACCCATCTCCAGGCCAGACTGGAACGCGATGTCGCCGCCGGGGAGGGCGCCGGCCGGCTCGCCGCGCTCGACGCCGTCGAATCCGGACTCTGCTTCGGCCGGATCGACCACCGCGACGGCATCAGCCGCCCCATCGGCCGGATCGGCATCCGCGACGGCGACCCCGAACGCACCCCGCTCCTCATCGACTGGCGCGCACCCGTCGCCCGCCCCTTCTACCTCGCCACCGGCCATGAGCCGATGGGCCTCACCCGCCGCCGCCACATCACCACCGAGGGCCCCACCGTCACCGATCTCCACGACGAGATCCTCGACCTCACCGACCCCACCCGCACCGGCTACGAGGACCATGACGCCGATGCCGTCCTCCTCGCCGCCCTCGGCTCCGCCCGCACCGGCCGGATGGCCGACATCGTCCGTACCATCCAGGCCGAACAGGACCGGATCATCCGCGCCCCGCGCCGCGGCGTCCTCGTCGTCGAGGGCGGACCCGGCACCGGCAAGACCGCCGTCGCCCTGCACCGCGCCGCCTACCTCCTCTACGCCGAGCGGGAGCAGCTGGCCCGCCGCGCCGTCCTGATCGTCGGGCCCAATCCGGCGTTCCTCGGCTATATCGGGGACGTCCTGCCCTCCCTCGGGGAGACCGGGGTACTGCTGGCGAGCCTCGGGGAGCTGTTCCCCGGAGTCCGGGCCGACGGCACCGAATCCGTACGGTCCGCGGCCGTCAAGGGCCGGGCCGCGATGGCGGACGCGCTGGCGCGGGCGGTCCGCGACCGGCAGCTGCTCCCGGAGACCGTCCCCGCGCTCCCCGGCCACCGCGCCGACCCCGCAGCCCGCCCCGACCCCGGCGACTACGAAGCGGAGAACACCCTTCCCGAGCCCGCCCTGCTCGTCGACCACGAGCAGCACGGCACTCTGTGGCTGTACCGCGAGATGGCGTACGCAGCCCGGGACCGGGCCCGTGCCACCGGGCTCCCGCACAACCTCGCCCGCCCCCACTTCGCCTACGCCGTCGTGGACGCCCTCACCGCGCAGGTCGCGGACCGGCTCGGCGCCGATCCCTACGGCGGGCCGAACCTCCTCGGCCCCGACGACCTCGCCCAGATCGGCAAGGAGATCGCCACCAGTGCCGACGTGCACTCCGCGATCGACGAACTCTGGCCGCCGCTGACCCCGCAGGAGCTGGTCACCGGGTTCCTCGCCGACCCCGGGCGCTACCTCCCCGAGGGCGATGCGGCGGCGATCCGCCGTACCGGCGGCCCGTGGACCCCCGCCGATGTGCCCCTCCTGGACGAGGCCGCCGAACTCCTCGGCGTCGACGACAGCGCCCGGCTCGCCGCCGAGGAGGCCGAGCGCCAGGAGCGGATCGCCTATGCGCAGGGCGTCCTCGACCTGTCGGCGGGTTCGGAGACGTACGAGTTCGAGGACGAGGAGTCCGAGGTGCTCGCCGCGCACGACATCGTCGACGCCGAGCGGATGGCGGAGCGCCAGGAGGAGGCCGACCACCGCACCGCGGCCGAACGGGCCGCCGCCGACCGCACCTGGGCCTTCGGCCATATCGTCGTCGACGAGGCGCAGGAGCTGTCCCCGATGGCCTGGCGGCTGCTGATGCGCCGCTGCCCGGCCCGTTCGATGACCCTGGTCGGGGATCCGGCGCAGACCGCCGACGAGTCCGGTGCCGGATCGTGGGCGCAGATCCTCCGGCCGTACGTCGGGGACCGCTGGACCCACACCCGGCTGGGCGTCAACTACCGGACACCCGCCGAGATCATGGCGCGGGCGGCCGCCGTCAGGCGGGCCGTACACCCGGAATTCGAGCCGCCGCGCTCGGTCCGCTCGACGGGCACCGAGCCCTGGTTCGAACGGGTCGCGCCGGACGGGCTGGCCGCGGCCGTCCTCGCGGCCGTCCGCCGGGAGACCCCCGACGAGGGCCGGCTCGCCGTGATCGCCCCCGCCGCACTCCACCCCGCGCTGTCTGCCCTGGCCGGAGACGGCCTCGACCTGACCCGGCAGGTCGTCCTGCTCGCGCCGCGCGACGCCAAGGGCCTGGAGTTCGACGGGGTGATCGTCGTCGAACCGGCCGCGTTCGGAGACAGCGATCTGTACGTGGCGCTGACCCGGGCCACCCAGTGGCTGGGCGTCGTCCACGCGGCGCCGCTGCCGCCGGGCCTGGGCGACGATCCGGTACGGGAGAACTGA